acccttctccctcctctcctcccctgaCTCGCCCGACGCTGAAGCCCCGACCCTGCCGCCACCACGGCGCCGGCGCcttctccccctccccctccacctCCCCCACCGTTCCCGCTGAAGCCAGCTCGTAGTTTCACGACGAACGGACCGAGGTGGCCAACCCTAGCACGGCGGCCCCAATCtccccaacgccgccgccgccggtggcaccggccggcaccggcgcccctccctcccttcccatCCACCTCCCCCAACCCCTCCGCTATTGCCTCGTCGCGAGTCTCCTCCCCgtccccgccaccgccgccaccgggtgccgccgccgtggccaccgCATCCGCTGCCGTGGTTGCCCCAGGGAAGTGCGTGAGTGCTGGATCTGGAAGGCACGCGTCCACAGCGGCGCCTTCGACGCAGCGGCCGACGAGGCCATCTTGGCCACCTCCGGCGGATGCCGGCACGGATGCCAGCGGCCAAGCGGACGGCGGGCCCTTCGCGCAGCAGTCGCCGATGGCCACGGTGGCTCCCGCGGCGCCCTGCACGCCGCTGCAGCAGCAGACGGCGCCAAGAAGCCCCGGCGGAGATGGACCTCGAGCCGTGAGGCCCTCTTCTGGGTCCGCGTCCTATGAGGTCGCCCTTGCGTCTACCATCGACACCGAGAGAGAGAGGGACCTTATACGGGCACAGACACGTCGGGagaaagggaggagaggagggagaagggtggtggggcccacaggggcaaaatcgtcttttcacatGGTCGTTAACGGTTCACGGATGGAAAAACCAACGGAATGTCGTAtaaggaatgaaagttgaactcGATATTAAATAGGGAACGAAAAATTTTTGAGAATCAACAAAGAAACGGATCATTTATAAAAGCGTCAAATAAATTCTCTCATTCCAGAGCCCCCGCGAAAAGCGAAAAGCTAGGCCAGCGCTCATTCCAGAGCCCCCGCGAAAAGCGAAAAGCTAGGCTAGCGCAGCAAAAGGCCAAAGCGGCCCACGCGGCCACGCCGGCTAGCTCGAGGCTGCTCTCGGCGCGGCACCGTGGGCCCGCCCTGGTGGCCAGCTCGTGCGCTCGCGGCCTCGTGGGCCCGTCTGCGTGCGGTAAGCGCACCGGACGTGGTGGGCTGCCTGCCAGTCCGCTCCGCTCACGCTCCGCCGCTATTTTAAAGGCCCGCGCCGGCCGCTGCTGGCCTCCCCGTGGCCGCCCGCGTCCCGAGGAGTGGAGGGGGGTCAACCCGAGATAGCCGCTCCACCGCCGGTCTCCTCCCCACCTCCTCGCGGCTCACGGCGCGGCCGGCCATAGCCCCCCATACACCTTTGGTGGGGGCGACAGAGCTCGCGACCACTCACTGCCCGTCACGCCGTCTTTGACTCGTTGACCGCGGACTGACCGtgcgccggagccggccatggaaGTGCGCGGCCGTGGAGTGGTGGGGCAgggttcggcggcggcggcccggcaCCGGCACCCGTCGCCGTCgcaccgggcggcggcggcgagggtgcAGGCCGGGGACGCGCTGCCGTTGCCGATACGGCACACCAACCTCATCTTCTCGGCGCTGTTCGCGGCGTCGCTGGCGTACCTCATGCGCCGGTGGCGCGAGAAGATCCGCTcctccacgccgctccacgtcgTCGGGCTCGCCGAGATGCTCGCCATATTCGGCCTCATCGCCTCGCTCATCTACCTGCTCAGCTTCTTCGGCATCGCCTTCGTCCAGTCCATCGTCTCGTccagcgacgacgacgaggacttCCTGGTCGGGTCCTCTGgagctcccgccgccgccgcggcgccctcTTCCCGGCAGCAGGCGCCGGCGCAGGCCCCGTGCGCGCTGCTCGGGagccccgccgccgcggcgcaCGAGAAAATGCCGGAGGAGGACGGGGAGATCGTCGCCTCGGTCGTCGCCGGGAAGATCCCGTCCTACGTGCTCGAGACCAGGCTCGGCGACTGCCGCCGCGCTGCCGGCATCCGGCGCGAGGCCGTGCGGCGGATCACGGGGAGGGAGATCGACGGCCTCCCGCTCGACGGCTTCGACTACGCCTCCATCCTCGGCCAGTGCTGCGAGCTGCCGGTCGGGTACGTGCAGCTGCCCGTGGGCATCGCGGGGCCGCTCCTGCTCGACGGCCAGAGGTTCTACGTGCCCATGGCCACCACCGAGGGCTGCCTAGTCGCCAGCACCAACCGAGGCTGCAAGGCCATCGCCGAGTCGGGCGGGGCCACCAGCGTCGTGCTGCGGGACGGGATGACGCGCGCCCCCGTCGCCCGCTTCCCCACCGCGCGCCGCGCAGCCGAGCTCAAGGCATTCCTGGAGGACCCTGCTAATTTTGACACGCTCTCCATGGTCTTCAACAGGTGAATTGAATTTTGCTACAAGAATCTTGATAGCATTCCACTGTTCATGCTGATTCATGCACAAAATGGCACCATGTTGAGGTTAACACGCGGCACAAATTCCTATACGTCTCCACAGTACTACCTCCGTTACCGAATTTTTACTGTAGTAATTTTGGATatacatcaagttttcacatatatgattctttattgaacatactttATTAGTAttatatacattgaagtatctaagatttttttagaaggaaaaaacagatggtcaaatttgctacagtaaaaagTTGCTGACAAGTAAACTAGAAACGGAGGGAAGTAGTACAAGACTCCTGTCTTAATCAAATCATTAAGCAATCAAAACCATTTTTTCTTTTCATCTGTTACTTATCCTGCAAGGTTTTGAAATCGTTGTGTGGGATGATTGAGCATGACACGGTTGCTGACTTGTTTGGGAACACCATCAAATGTGAGCAGGTCGAGCAGGTTCGCGAGGCTGCAGGGGGTGCAGTGCGCCATGGCAGGGAGGAACCTGTACATGAGATTCAGCTCCAGCACAGGGGACGCCATGGGGATGAACATGGTCTCAAAGGGCGTACAAAATGTGCTGGATTTCCTTCAGGATGACTTCCCTGACATGGATGCCATTAGCATATCAGGTTCGCCTCTTCTCTCGCTTTTGGGATAAGTTGAATCGCCTCACCTGACTGAGTCACATAGTGGCTGTTTAGTGTACTGAACTTTCAGCGCATTCTTCTATCCTAAAAAAAGCTTAAATTCGTTTTCACATTTAAGGTAAAGGGCACATAGCCGCCCCCCTAAAACAATTCATCGCTTGCTGTTGTACTTTTCTGCAAAGTGATATCTTATTTGAATCCTGACCATACTAAGGTGGTGTTCGGATcctgtgactaaaatttaggagatgtgtcgggaggatgttgcatggggtgttcggatactaataaaaaaataaattacataatccgtcagtactccacgagacgaattttttaagcctaattcatccaccattagcacatgtttactgtagcaccacattgtcaaatcatgggctgattaggcttaaaagattcgtctcgcaaattagtcgcaaaccatgcaattagtttcataattagtctctatttaatactccatgcatgtgtctaaacattcggaCAGcgaactaaaatttaggagagggcaaccaaacaccacctaaggAGTCTTCAATGAACAATAAGTATGAAAGACCTATTGGCAGTATAAATACCTAGTACTATTTATTCTATTGAATCATTGAGGGAAGCTTGAGGACAAAAAGGTGCTGAACATTGGATTGTTAAATCTAACTGCACCTCTTTAAATTTAGTTGGTCAGTGAACCAGTGTGGCATGGTATATGAAGTTTAAGTACTCCATCACTTCGCTATGCATTAGGATTTCAGGAAGCAAAAAAAATGGCTTTATTTTTCAGACAAAGATACCACACACTGTGTTTTATAATACAAAGATACTGCACAGAAACCAATACTGACTTAGACTAATACTTACTGTGAGTAGCTACAACTatgggtgtgtttagttggggaggtgaaaatttttaggtgtcacatcggatgtgtcggaaggatgtcgggagaggtttttggatactaataaaaaaacaaattacagaacccatcaggaaactgcgagacgaatctaatgatactaattaatcggtcattagcacatgtggggttactgtagcacttaaggcttttcatggactaattaggcttaaaagattcgtctcgcgattttgccgagaactgtgcaattagttttttttttcgtctacatttagtactccatgcatgtgtccaaacatgctcttttactgtaggaggcaaaattttttggaaactaaacagggcctatgtTTTCTTGGAAATCATCCATACTACTAAAATGATCTGGAGAAGGCACACAAACTCAAAAAATTATGTATATAAGAAAGAAGATTTCAAACAGAAACATAAGTACTTCTTTTACACAATCAGCAACGTGAGTGCTTT
This DNA window, taken from Miscanthus floridulus cultivar M001 chromosome 13, ASM1932011v1, whole genome shotgun sequence, encodes the following:
- the LOC136500151 gene encoding uncharacterized protein is translated as MAGRAVSREEVGRRPAVERLSRDADPEEGLTARGPSPPGLLGAVCCCSGVQGAAGATVAIGDCCAKGPPSAWPLASVPASAGGGQDGLVGRCVEGAAVDACLPDPALTHFPGATTAADAVATAAAPGGGGGGDGEETRDEAIAEGLGEVDGKGGRGAGAGRCHRRRRRWGDWGRRARVGHLGPFVVKLRAGFSGNGGGGGGGGGEGAGAVVAAGSGLQRRASQGRRGGRRVVGPTGIKSSFHMAVNASRMENPIECRIRNKS
- the LOC136500932 gene encoding 3-hydroxy-3-methylglutaryl-coenzyme A reductase-like; this encodes MEVRGRGVVGQGSAAAARHRHPSPSHRAAAARVQAGDALPLPIRHTNLIFSALFAASLAYLMRRWREKIRSSTPLHVVGLAEMLAIFGLIASLIYLLSFFGIAFVQSIVSSSDDDEDFLVGSSGAPAAAAAPSSRQQAPAQAPCALLGSPAAAAHEKMPEEDGEIVASVVAGKIPSYVLETRLGDCRRAAGIRREAVRRITGREIDGLPLDGFDYASILGQCCELPVGYVQLPVGIAGPLLLDGQRFYVPMATTEGCLVASTNRGCKAIAESGGATSVVLRDGMTRAPVARFPTARRAAELKAFLEDPANFDTLSMVFNRSSRFARLQGVQCAMAGRNLYMRFSSSTGDAMGMNMVSKGVQNVLDFLQDDFPDMDAISISGNFCSDKKPAAVNWIEGRGKSVVCEAVIKEEVVKKVLKTNVQSLVELNTIKNLAGSAIAGALGGFNAHASNIVTAIFIATGQDPAQNVESSHCITMLEPINDGKDLHISVTMPSIEVGTVGGGTQLASQSACLDLLGVKGANRDSPGSNARLLATVVAGGVLAGELSLLSALAAGQLVKSHMKYNRSSKDMSKALAMKPSRDLGWCSGNGQVRTQ